A genome region from Hoplias malabaricus isolate fHopMal1 chromosome 8, fHopMal1.hap1, whole genome shotgun sequence includes the following:
- the trmt2b gene encoding tRNA (uracil-5-)-methyltransferase homolog B → MYVSKKIAALFPRAGAFVYCGVSHSSFSAVSTGKKRRVRQPRPPGWEATSWEERLADVVTPLWRLSYEEQLKWKQEQQYKLLLHMTQELAQDSTFVCNKGELPFPLLPIVPSPVRDGYRNKSTFSVNRGVDGNPKTVGFYIGTGKGGNIVCVHGDHLLNMPSKHKLVGRCYEDFIRASPLKPCILFHDGGHWREITVRTNSIGSTMAIVYFHPQNLTTEEINVHTDALVEYFTKGPGAVCELDSLYFQESTMTRCSHEDSPYKLLHGKPHIYEKILGYKFRISADSFFQVNRSAAETLYNTLAELNKACEKGTLLDVCCGTGAIGISLSKNVKKVIGIELIEQAVEDAKYNSALNGIQNCEFVAGKAEVVLPKLMPTLGSAEGLMAIVNPSRAGLHYRVISALRNHSSIRRLVYISCKPEGEAMRNFRELCGNTNWQKLTGEAFRPTLAVPVDMFPHTPHCELVLVFER, encoded by the coding sequence ATGTACGTGAGTAAAAAAATTGCAGCATTGTTCCCTCGTGCTGGAGCATTTGTTTACTGTGGTGTTAGTCACAGTTCATTTTCAGCTGTCAGTACTGGAAAGAAAAGAAGAGTAAGGCAACCCAGGCCTCCAGGATGGGAGGCTACCTCCTGGGAGGAAAGATTAGCTGATGTTGTGACACCTCTCTGGAGACTGAGCTATGAGGAGCAGCTCAAATGGAAACAGGAGCAACAGTACAAACTCTTACTTCACATGACACAAGAGTTGGCACAGGATTCAACTTTTGTATGCAATAAAGGAGAGCTCCCTTTCCCTTTACTGCCCATAGTTCCTTCACCAGTAAGGGATGGCTACCGCAATAAATCTACCTTCTCTGTGAACAGAGGAGTAGATGGAAACCCAAAGACTGTAGGATTTTATATTGGCACTGGCAAAGGTGGAAACATTGTCTGTGTGCATGGCGACCATCTTCTTAACATGCCATCTAAACACAAATTGGTTGGAAGATGTTATGAAGATTTTATACGTGCCTCACCACTGAAGCCGTGCATTTTATTCCATGACGGTGGACACTGGAGAGAAATTACAGTGAGAACAAACTCTATCGGCAGCACCATGGCCATAGTGTACTTTCATCCACAAAACTTGActactgaggagataaatgtcCATACAGATGCTCTAGTGGAGTACTTCACCAAAGGTCCTGGGGCAGTTTGTGAGCTGGACTCTCTTTATTTCCAGGAAAGTACAATGACAAGGTGCAGTCATGAAGATTCTCCATACAAGCTTCTGCATGGAAAACCTCATATCTATGAGAAGATACTTGGCTACAAGTTTAGAATCTCTGCTGATTCCTTCTTTCAGGTGAACAGGAGTGCAGCAGAGACCTTATATAACACTTTAGCAGAGTTGAACAAGGCCTGTGAAAAGGGCACACTCTTGGATGTATGCTGTGGCACAGGAGCTATTGGCATCTCATTATCCAAGAACGTGAAGAAGGTTATTGGTATTGAACTCATTGAGCAGGCTGTGGAGGATGCAAAATATAATTCAGCATTAAATGGTATTCAGAACTGTGAGTTTGTCGCAGGAAAAGCAGAGGTCGTTCTTCCCAAACTGATGCCCACCTTGGGTTCTGCGGAAGGGCTCATGGCCATTGTTAACCCTTCCAGGGCAGGCCTTCATTATAGAGTGATTTCGGCCCTGCGCAACCATTCCAGCATACGAAGACTTGTGTACATATCCTGCAAACCAGAGGGAGAGGCAATGAGGAACTTTAGGGAGCTTTGTGGGAATACAAACTGGCAGAAGCTCACTGGAGAGGCCTTTAGACCAACTCTGGCAGTCCCGGTGGACATGTTTCCACACACACCGCACTGTGAATTGGTGCTTGTCTTTGAACGATAA
- the scdb gene encoding stearoyl-CoA desaturase b: MPDTERRSIQIRHPDTAEMAAGADDVFDESYKEKEGPSPPRQIVWRNVILMGLLHLGAVFGLFFTPYASVLTLMWASVCFMISAMGVTAGVHRLWSHRSYTAKLPLRIFLAIANSMAFQNDIYEWSRDHRAHHKYSETNADPHNAMRGFFFSHIGWLLVRKHPEVIEKGRRLDLSDLKADGVVMFQKRYYKLSVVVMCFLVPTIVPWYLWGESFWVAFLVPGLLRYTLVLNATWLVNSAAHMWGMRPYDKNINPRENMFVAFSAVGEGFHNYHHTFPYDYATSEYGSQLNITKAFIDLMCYIGLAKDCKRVSREIVMARVQRTGDGSYKSG, encoded by the exons ATGCCCGACACAGAGAGGCGTTCCATTCAAATCAGGCACCCGGACACCGCAGAAATGGCCGCAGGAGCGGACGACGTTTTTGACGAATCCTACAAAGAAAAAGAGGGTCCTAGTCCTCCCCGACAGATTGTGTGGAGAAACGTTATTCTGATGGGTTTACTGCACCTCGGAGCAGTTTTCGGACTCTTCTTCACCCCGTACGCCTCTGTCTTAACGCTGAtgtggg CCTCTGTGTGTTTCATGATAAGTGCCATGGGGGTGACAGCAGGGGTTCATCGGCTCTGGAGCCACAGGTCCTACACAGCAAAATTACCTTTAAGAATCTTCCTAGCCATTGCAAACTCCATGGCTTTTCAG AATGATATCTATGAGTGGTCTAGAGACCATCGTGCACACCATAAGTATTCAGAGACCAATGCAGACCCACATAATGCCATGAGAGGGTTCTTCTTTTCTCATATTGGCTGGCTGCTTGTTCGTAAGCACCCTGAAGTCATAGAGAAGGGACGCAGGCTGGATCTCAGTGACCTCAAAGCAGATGGGGTGGTCATGTTTCAGAAAAG GTATTATAAGCTTTCTGTAGTGGTGATGTGCTTCCTCGTCCCCACGATCGTGCCTTGGTATCTGTGGGGGGAAAGTTTTTGGGTGGCTTTCTTGGTCCCAGGCCTTCTGAGATACACCTTGGTCCTTAATGCCACCTGGCTGGTGAACAGTGCTGCCCACATGTGGGGCATGAGGCCctatgacaaaaacattaacccCAGAGAGAACATGTTTGTTGCCTTCAGTGCTGTTG GGGAAGGCTTCCACAACTATCACCACACATTTCCTTATGACTATGCTACAAGCGAGTATGGCAGTCAGCTAAACATCACAAAGGCTTTTATTGATCTCATGTGCTACATTGGCCTAGCCAAGGACTGCAAGAGGGTGTCTCGCGAAATAGTCATGGCCAGAGTACAACGCACTGGTGATGGTAGTTACAAAAGTGgttaa
- the LOC136706077 gene encoding DNA damage-inducible transcript 4 protein-like → MSCSTPESAVLKRPSWGKMVQKLMDFNHADDTKPSVSSEKRDSGYFSEILTEDPFEEALCAEIVDNLSEILAEASARAVGWSRLIVPDQLVEHIGQELLHLAAEEPCGLKGALIDLCVENGKNFQSIGQLSVDPYTVPTFHLTFLLRPDLGGLWPKVTRRLSNSLRLSTGFTAVKKKLYSSSEAYIEEL, encoded by the exons ATGAGCTGCTCGACACCAGAATCTGCCGTTTTAAAGCGTCCCTCATGGGGGAAAATGGTCCAGAAACTAATGGATTTTAACCACGCTGATGACACCAAACCGAGTGTGAGCTCTGAGAAGAGAGACTCAG GATATTTCTCAGAGATTCTGACCGAAGACCCCTTTGAGGAGGCGCTATGTGCTGAAATTGTAGATAATCTCTCTGAAATTCTTGCTGAGGCCAGTGCCAGAGCTGTGGGATGGTCCAGGCTCATTGTTCCTGATCAACTGGTTGAGCACATTGGACAAGAGCTCCTCCACCTGGCAGCTGAAGAACCCTGCGGTCTGAAAGGAGCACTTATTGACTTGTGTGTTGAGAATGGCAAGAACTTCCAAAGCATCGGACAGTTATCTGTAGACCCATACACTGTGCCTACGTTTCATCTCACATTTTTGTTGCGTCCAGATCTTGGAGGATTGTGGCCTAAGGTCACACGGAGGCTTAGTAATTCTTTAAGATTGAGCACAGGCTTCACAGCAGTCAAAAAGAAGCTTTATAGCTCCAGTGAAGCGTATATAGAAGAATTATGA
- the dnajb12a gene encoding dnaJ homolog subfamily B member 12a, protein MDSNKDEADRCIDIAVSALRQNQPQKAARFLYKAQKLFPTEKARRLLESIAQNGVAHGSDHNCGEEDSDGLRHRTNITGDQTSGESAADGAKSYTSDQLDAVKRIKKCKDYYEILGVSKDASEDDLKKAYRKLALKFHPDKNHAPGATEAFKAIGNAYAILSNTEKRKQYDLYGEEKVHQSRNSHSHRGFEADISPEDLFNMFFGGGFPSSNVHVYSNGRMGFGHNHRHERREQQRDGSLALFVQLMPILILIIVSALSQMMVSSPPYSLSHRPSSGHTNRRQTATLKVPYYVGDHFSEEYSGKNLKNIEQSVEEDYISNLRNNCWKEKQQKEGLLYRARYFGDSDLYQRAQKMGTPSCSKLSDIQVLLHGH, encoded by the exons ATGGACTCGAACAAGGACGAGGCTGATCGTTGTATCGACATCGCTGTCTCCGCTCTGAGACAGAACCAGCCGCAGAAAGCCGCCAGGTTCCTGTACAAAGCGCAGAAGCTCTTCCCCACCGAGAAAGCGAGGC GTTTATTAGAATCTATAGCTCAGAATGGAGTGGCACATGGCAGTGATCATAACTGTGGGGAGGAAGACAGCGATGGATTAAGGCACAGGACTAACATTACCGGAGATCAGACATCAGGGGAAAGTGCTGCAGATGGAGCCAAGTCATACACGTCAGATCAGTTAGATGCTGTCAAAAG GATAAAAAAGTGCAAAGACTATTATGAGATACTTGGAGTAAGCAAAGATGCCTCAGAGGATGATCTGaaaaaagcttacagaaaaCTGGCTTTGAAATTTCATCCAGATAAAAATCATGCCCCTGGTGCTACAGAAGCATTTAAAG CTATAGGAAATGCATATGCAATTCTTAGcaacactgagaaaaggaagCAGTATGATCTTTATGGTGAAGAGAAAGTCCACCAATCACGCAATAGTCATTCTCATCGCGGCTTTGAAGCAGATATTTCTCCCGAGGACCTCTTCAACATGTTTTTTGGAGGAGGATTTCCATCTA GTAATGTCCATGTCTACAGTAATGGCAGGATGGGATTTGGGCATAACCACAGGCATGAACGCAGAGAACAGCAGAGAGAT GGAAGCCTAGCTTTGTTCGTTCAGCTGATGcccatcctcatcctcatcataGTTTCAGCCCTCAGCCAAATGATGGTGTCTAGCCCTCCATACAGTCTTAGCCACAGGCC ATCTTCAGGCCACACAAACAGGCGACAAACTGCTACTCTGAAGGTGCCTTATTATGTGGGTGACCACTTTTCAGAGGAATATAGTGGAAAAAATCTAAAGAATATTGAACAGAGTGTGGAGGAGGACTACATTTCAAATCTTAGAAACAATTGCTGGAAAGAGAAACAACAGA AGGAAGGGTTGTTGTACCGCGCACGTTATTTTGGAGACTCAGACCTGTACCAAAGGGCGCAGAAAATGGGTACACCCAGTTGTTCAAAGCTTTCAGACATTCAAGTACTTTTACATGGAcactga